A window of Corvus moneduloides isolate bCorMon1 chromosome 30, bCorMon1.pri, whole genome shotgun sequence contains these coding sequences:
- the STAT6 gene encoding signal transducer and activator of transcription 6, producing the protein MGTGRYGAGVRSPVGGGLIWGRRGADGCRSPSVERSGSPRSCRSWSRSRCPPTPPLARLLPLPALGASRRSGAAAGTGRARRRYGVNEGPRGPAGPAAPRPRLLSPGDCSKMSLWNLVSHMPPEEFSSLSTEFPRSLRCLLAEWLENQPWEFINGSDTFCTSMASRMLSDMLEKLRSAASSDGQQCQILQQVSGIESTFRHDPLRLVAVMRAILEGEKAAVLKRDRHLPLSFHRRQEELKFNVGLQRLQHRVREIQALREEGPGRDGAVESSTAPRELPTLTLEAVKELEVAKQQVLKRIQIWKRQQQLAGNGAIFEENLAPLQKRCEKLVEVYFQLQQQVMAASTELGPELLPRLLERLNEVLSSLVKSSFLVEKQPPQVLKTQTKFQASVRFLLGPQLLKAAPKPYVVRADMVTEKQARELELSNYSNTLSESTGEIMHNMVALETNPTSGTCCANFKNVLLKKIKRCERKGSESVTEEKCAVLFSTNVALTPSNISIQLQVLSLPIVVIVHGNQDNNAKATVLWDNAFSEIDRVPFVVAERVPWEKMCDTLNLKFMAEVQTTKGLLKEHYFFLAQKIFNDHSARFEDFQSRHVSWAQFNKEILPGRGFTFWQWFDGVLDLTKRCLKSYWSDRLIVGFISKQYVCKLLSAEPDGTFLLRFSDSEIGGVTIAYVIRGKDGSSQVENIQPFSAKDLSIRSLGDRIRDLGQLRNLYPNIPKDQAFGSHYNKEQTGKDVRGYVSTAIKMTVESERDQQPPSTMGAPPEAPQVQVFSLPPMLQPELHPESLQPVLPPICPPTPFCPQPIPTGYPAVESNMNMMVPDRLSSPFHSPSPILSSPLAMDPSLSHCQEPAFRTPGPFMPNQYMPGEVSQLLPGGPSVEPRDEEMPELPPFPAVEDGPLQSSPRWMSPSMEQSPGSELEQFLQDVPLLPPFAPLPQHSGYPNSSPSCWGLGEARWDDSIRPGHA; encoded by the exons ATGGGAACGGGGAGATACGGGGCAGGAGTGAGGTCACCAGTGGGTGGGGGGCTGATATGGGGCAGGCGCGGAGCCGATGGGTGCCGCAGCCCCTCGGTGGAGCGGTCCGGGAGTCCCAGGTCCTGCCGAAGCTggtcccggtcccggtgccCTCCCACCCCTCCGCTCGCACGTCTCCTCCCCCTTCCTGCGCTCGGCGCTTcccggcggagcggggccgccgcggggaccggccgcgcccgccgccgctaTGGAGTGAACGAGGGGCCGCGGGGACCGGCCGGaccggccgccccccgcccgcggcTGCTCTCGCCAG GTGACTGTTCCAAGATGTCCCTCTGGAACCTGGTGTCCCACATGCCACCGGAGGAGTTCAGCAGCCTCTCCACGGAGTTTCCCCGGAGCCTGCGCTGTCTCCTGGCCGAGTGGCTGGAGAACCAGCCCTG ggAGTTCATCAATGGCTCTGACACCTTCTGcaccagcatggccagcaggatGCTGTCAGACATGCTGGAGAAACTCCGCAGCGCTGCCAGCAGCGACGGGCAGCAGTGCCAGATCCTGCAGCAAGTCAGCGGCATCGAG AGCACCTTCCGCCACGACCCGCTGCGGCTGGTGGCTGTCATGAGAGCCATCCTGGAGGGCGAGAAGGCGGCTGTGCTCAAACGG gaCCGCCACCTGCCCCTCAGCTTCCACCGGcggcaggaggagctgaagtTCAACGTGGGGCTGCAGCGGCTGCAGCATCGAGTCCGTGAGATCCAGGCACTCCGGGAAGAGGGGCCGGGGCGGGACGGGGCCGTGGAGAGCTCCACAGCCCCCAGGGAACTGCCCACCCTCACCCTGGAGGCTgtgaaggagctggaggtggcCAAACAGCAGGTCCTGAAGAGGATTCAGATCTGGAAGAGAcaacagcagctggcagggaatggGGCCATCTTCGAGGAGAACCTGGCACCACTGCAGAAGAG GTGTGAGAAGCTGGTCGAGGTTtacttccagctgcagcagcaggtgatgGCAGcgagcacagagctggggcctgagctgctgccccGGCTCCTGGAGCGCTTGAACGAGGTGTTGTCCAGCCTGGTCAAGAG ctccttcctggtGGAGAAGCAGCCCCCACAGGTGCTGAAGACCCAGACCAAGTTCCAGGCAAGCGTCCGGTTCCTGCTGGGCCCgcagctgctgaaagcagcgCCCAAGCCCTACGTGGTGAGGGCTGACATGGTGACGGAGAAACAGGCACgggagctggagctcagcaACTACAGCAACACCCTCAG cgAGAGCACGGGGGAGATCATGCACAACATGGTGGCCCTGGAGACCAACCCCACCAGCGGGACCTGCTGCGCCAACTTCAAGAACGTG ctgctgaaGAAGATCAAGCGCTGCGAGCGGAAGGGCTCCGAGTCGGTGACGGAGGAGAAATGCGCCGTCCTATTCAGCACCAATGTGGCCTTGACCCCCAGCAACATCTCCATCCAACTCCAG GTCCTGTCTCTGCCCATCGTGGTCATCGTCCACGGGAACCAGGACAACAACGCCAAAGCCACCGTGCTGTGGGATAACGCCTTCTCCGAGATT GACCGGGTGCCCTTCGTGGTGGCCGAGCGGGTGCCCTGGGAGAAGATGTGTGACACCCTGAACCTGAAGTTCATGGCAGAGGTGCAGACCACCAAGGGGCTCCTCAAGGAGCACTACTTCTTCCTGGCCCAGAAGATCTTCAATGACCACAGCGCCAGGTTCGAGGACTTCCAGAGCCGCCACGTCTCCTGGGCCCAGTTCAACAAG GAGATCCTCCCTGGCCGGGGATTCACCTTCTGGCAGTGGTTTGATGGAGTCCTGGACCTCACCAAGAGATGCCTCAAAAGTTACTGGTCAGACAG GCTCATTGTGGGCTTCATCAGCAAGCAGTACGTGTGCAAACTGCTGAGCGCGGAGCCAGATGGGACCTTCCTGCTCCGCTTCAGCGACTCTGAGATCGGGGGCGTCACCATCGCTTACGTCATCCGGGGCAAGGACG GCTCCAGCCAGGTGGAAAACATCCAGCCCTTCTCTGCCAAGGATTTGTCCATCCGCTCCCTCGGCGACCGGATCCGGGACCTGGGGCAGCTCCGCAATCTGTACCCCAACATCCCCAAGGATCAGGCGTTTGGGAGTCACTACAACA AAGAGCAGACAGGCAAGGACGTCCGGGGTTACGTCTCCACTGCCATCAAGATGACGGTGGAAAGCGAAAG GGACCAGCAGCCTCCAAGCACCATGGGGGCCCCCCCCGAGGCCCCCCAGGTGCAGGTGTTCAGCCTGCCCCCcatgctgcagccagagctgcaccCTGAGAgtctgcagccagtgctgccccCCATCTG CCCCCCCACTCCGTTCTgcccccagcccatccccacgGGCTACCCCGCGGTTGAGAGCAACATGAACATGATGGTCCCCGACAGGCTCAGCTCCCCCTTCCACAG cccatcACCGATTCTCTCGTCGCCCCTGGCCATGGACCCCTCGCTGTCCCACTGCCAGGAACCTGCCTTCAGGACCCCCGG acccttcatgCCCAACCAGTACATGCCCGGGGAGGTCTCGCAGCTGCTGCCCGGGGGTCCCTCTGTGGAGCCGCGGGATGAGGAGATGCCCGAGCTGCCCCCGTTCCCGGCCGTGGAGGATGGGCCGCTGCAGAGCTCCCCGCGGTG GATGTCACCCAGCATGGAGCAGTCACCGGGCTCAGAGttggagcagttcctgcaggatgTGCCCCTGTTGCCCCCCTTCGCGCCCCTCCCGCAGCACAGCGGGTACCCCAATTCCAGCCCAtcctgctgggggctgggggaggcgCGGTGGGATGACAGCATCCGGCCGGGACACGCGTGA
- the NAB2 gene encoding NGFI-A-binding protein 2 isoform X3, with translation MSVHPGGESVCPSVHHRLAMALPRTLGELQLYRVLQRANLLGYYETFIQQGGDDVQQLCEAGEEEFLEIMALVGMATKPLHVRRLQKALREWASNPGLFSQPVSAVPVSSIPLFKLSEAGGRKALSNGHASPGEAASKGAGSAGTPPARSPTEPGEKLSPSAAPPWPGRSTPESEGGGDEEPGGPPFSPGGSGGEQAAGTELEPELARTVVESVERLLQSCPRGGEAELRALMKLNKKLAKAVGHIFQLEDGDRQKEEEIRRHSAIYGRGEARRREGKQLTLHELIINEAAAQFCLRDNSLLLRRVELFSLSRQVARESTYLSSLKVARAHPEDSGAVVAKRLKQEAGEQSRPELLALPVGLEPPGAAYRASLEEDTGSLSGESLDGHLQEFEDGLAERGPPAPPEPPRGTIKVEQETSRQ, from the exons ATGTCCGTCCATCCCGGTGGTGAGTCCGTCTGTCCCTCTGTCCACCACAGGCTCGCCATGGCCCTGCCCCGCACActgggggagctgcagctgtaCCGGGTGCTGCAACGCGCCAACCTGCTGGGCTACTATGAGACCTTCATCCAGCAAGGGGGGGACGACGTGCAGCAGCTCTGCGAGGCAGGCGAGGAGGAGTTCCTGGAGATCATGGCGCTGGTGGGCATGGCCACCAAGCCCCTCCACGTCCGCCGCCTCCAGAAGGCCCTGCGCGAGTGGGCCTCCAACCCGGGGCTTTTCAGCCAGCCCGTCTCGGCCGTCCCGGTCAGCAGCATCCCTCTCTTCAAGCTCTCTGAGGCCGGCGGGCGCAAGGCGCTCAGCAACGGGCACGCCAGCCCCGGCGAGGCCGCGAGCAAGGGGGCTGGCAGCGCCGGGACGCCCCCGGCCCGCAGCCCCACGGAGCCGGGGGAGAAGCTGTCACCGTCGGCGGCTCCACCATGGCCGGGAAGGAGCACCCCTGAGTCGGAGGGTGGTGGGGACGAGGAGCCGGGGGGTCCCCCCTTCTCCCCGGGCGGGAGTGGCGGGGAGCAGGCAGCGGGCACGGAGCTGGAACCGGAGTTGGCACGGACGGTGGTGGAGAGCGTGGAGcggctgctgcagagctgcccccgAGGTGGCGAGGCTGAGCTGCGGGCGCTGATGAAGCTCAACAAGAAGCTGGCCAAGGCTGTGGGGCACATCTTCCAGCTGGAGGACGGTGACcggcagaaggaggaggagatcCGCCGGCACAGCGCGATCTATGGCCGCGGCGAGGCCCGGCGCCGCGAGGGCAAGCAGCTCACCCTGCACGAG CTCATCATCAACGAGGCGGCCGCCCAGTTCTGCCTGCGGGACAACTCGCTGCTGCTGCGGCGTGTCGAGCTCTTCTCGCTGTCCCGACAGGTCGCACGGGAGAGCACCTACCTGTCCTCACTCAAGGTCGCCAG GGCCCATCCCGAGGACAGCGGTGCCGTCGTGGCCAAGCGGCTCAAGCAGGAG GCGGGAGAGCAGAGCCGCCCTGAGCTACTGGCACTGCCGGTGGGGCTGGAGCCTCCCGGGGCCGCGTACCGAGCCAGCCTGGAGGAGGACACGGGCAGCCTGTCTGGGGAGAGCCTCGACGGCCACTTGCAGG AGTTCGAGGACGGGCTGGCAGAACGGGGTCCTCCggcccccccagagccccctcgGGGCACCATCAAGGTGGAGCAGGAGACCAGCCGGCAGTGA
- the NAB2 gene encoding NGFI-A-binding protein 2 isoform X1 — MSVHPGGESVCPSVHHRLAMALPRTLGELQLYRVLQRANLLGYYETFIQQGGDDVQQLCEAGEEEFLEIMALVGMATKPLHVRRLQKALREWASNPGLFSQPVSAVPVSSIPLFKLSEAGGRKALSNGHASPGEAASKGAGSAGTPPARSPTEPGEKLSPSAAPPWPGRSTPESEGGGDEEPGGPPFSPGGSGGEQAAGTELEPELARTVVESVERLLQSCPRGGEAELRALMKLNKKLAKAVGHIFQLEDGDRQKEEEIRRHSAIYGRGEARRREGKQLTLHELIINEAAAQFCLRDNSLLLRRVELFSLSRQVARESTYLSSLKVARAHPEDSGAVVAKRLKQEAGEQSRPELLALPVGLEPPGAAYRASLEEDTGSLSGESLDGHLQAAGACPRLTPPPGAAPDVPLGLAPHGLWSRHILQQTLMDEGLRLARLVSHERVGRLSPCLPGKPPGPEFEDGLAERGPPAPPEPPRGTIKVEQETSRQ, encoded by the exons ATGTCCGTCCATCCCGGTGGTGAGTCCGTCTGTCCCTCTGTCCACCACAGGCTCGCCATGGCCCTGCCCCGCACActgggggagctgcagctgtaCCGGGTGCTGCAACGCGCCAACCTGCTGGGCTACTATGAGACCTTCATCCAGCAAGGGGGGGACGACGTGCAGCAGCTCTGCGAGGCAGGCGAGGAGGAGTTCCTGGAGATCATGGCGCTGGTGGGCATGGCCACCAAGCCCCTCCACGTCCGCCGCCTCCAGAAGGCCCTGCGCGAGTGGGCCTCCAACCCGGGGCTTTTCAGCCAGCCCGTCTCGGCCGTCCCGGTCAGCAGCATCCCTCTCTTCAAGCTCTCTGAGGCCGGCGGGCGCAAGGCGCTCAGCAACGGGCACGCCAGCCCCGGCGAGGCCGCGAGCAAGGGGGCTGGCAGCGCCGGGACGCCCCCGGCCCGCAGCCCCACGGAGCCGGGGGAGAAGCTGTCACCGTCGGCGGCTCCACCATGGCCGGGAAGGAGCACCCCTGAGTCGGAGGGTGGTGGGGACGAGGAGCCGGGGGGTCCCCCCTTCTCCCCGGGCGGGAGTGGCGGGGAGCAGGCAGCGGGCACGGAGCTGGAACCGGAGTTGGCACGGACGGTGGTGGAGAGCGTGGAGcggctgctgcagagctgcccccgAGGTGGCGAGGCTGAGCTGCGGGCGCTGATGAAGCTCAACAAGAAGCTGGCCAAGGCTGTGGGGCACATCTTCCAGCTGGAGGACGGTGACcggcagaaggaggaggagatcCGCCGGCACAGCGCGATCTATGGCCGCGGCGAGGCCCGGCGCCGCGAGGGCAAGCAGCTCACCCTGCACGAG CTCATCATCAACGAGGCGGCCGCCCAGTTCTGCCTGCGGGACAACTCGCTGCTGCTGCGGCGTGTCGAGCTCTTCTCGCTGTCCCGACAGGTCGCACGGGAGAGCACCTACCTGTCCTCACTCAAGGTCGCCAG GGCCCATCCCGAGGACAGCGGTGCCGTCGTGGCCAAGCGGCTCAAGCAGGAG GCGGGAGAGCAGAGCCGCCCTGAGCTACTGGCACTGCCGGTGGGGCTGGAGCCTCCCGGGGCCGCGTACCGAGCCAGCCTGGAGGAGGACACGGGCAGCCTGTCTGGGGAGAGCCTCGACGGCCACTTGCAGG CGGCGGGGGCCTGTCCCCGACTGACCCCTCCGCCCGGTGCTGCCCCGGACGTGCCCCTCGGCCTCGCGCCCCACGGGCTCTGGAGCCGCCACATCCTCCAGCAGACGCTGATGGACGAGGGGCTGCGCCTGGCCCGGCTGGTCTCGCACGAGCGCGTGGGGCggctcagcccctgcctgccGGGGAAGCCCCCGGGACCAG AGTTCGAGGACGGGCTGGCAGAACGGGGTCCTCCggcccccccagagccccctcgGGGCACCATCAAGGTGGAGCAGGAGACCAGCCGGCAGTGA
- the NAB2 gene encoding NGFI-A-binding protein 2 isoform X2, which yields MALPRTLGELQLYRVLQRANLLGYYETFIQQGGDDVQQLCEAGEEEFLEIMALVGMATKPLHVRRLQKALREWASNPGLFSQPVSAVPVSSIPLFKLSEAGGRKALSNGHASPGEAASKGAGSAGTPPARSPTEPGEKLSPSAAPPWPGRSTPESEGGGDEEPGGPPFSPGGSGGEQAAGTELEPELARTVVESVERLLQSCPRGGEAELRALMKLNKKLAKAVGHIFQLEDGDRQKEEEIRRHSAIYGRGEARRREGKQLTLHELIINEAAAQFCLRDNSLLLRRVELFSLSRQVARESTYLSSLKVARAHPEDSGAVVAKRLKQEAGEQSRPELLALPVGLEPPGAAYRASLEEDTGSLSGESLDGHLQAAGACPRLTPPPGAAPDVPLGLAPHGLWSRHILQQTLMDEGLRLARLVSHERVGRLSPCLPGKPPGPEFEDGLAERGPPAPPEPPRGTIKVEQETSRQ from the exons ATGGCCCTGCCCCGCACActgggggagctgcagctgtaCCGGGTGCTGCAACGCGCCAACCTGCTGGGCTACTATGAGACCTTCATCCAGCAAGGGGGGGACGACGTGCAGCAGCTCTGCGAGGCAGGCGAGGAGGAGTTCCTGGAGATCATGGCGCTGGTGGGCATGGCCACCAAGCCCCTCCACGTCCGCCGCCTCCAGAAGGCCCTGCGCGAGTGGGCCTCCAACCCGGGGCTTTTCAGCCAGCCCGTCTCGGCCGTCCCGGTCAGCAGCATCCCTCTCTTCAAGCTCTCTGAGGCCGGCGGGCGCAAGGCGCTCAGCAACGGGCACGCCAGCCCCGGCGAGGCCGCGAGCAAGGGGGCTGGCAGCGCCGGGACGCCCCCGGCCCGCAGCCCCACGGAGCCGGGGGAGAAGCTGTCACCGTCGGCGGCTCCACCATGGCCGGGAAGGAGCACCCCTGAGTCGGAGGGTGGTGGGGACGAGGAGCCGGGGGGTCCCCCCTTCTCCCCGGGCGGGAGTGGCGGGGAGCAGGCAGCGGGCACGGAGCTGGAACCGGAGTTGGCACGGACGGTGGTGGAGAGCGTGGAGcggctgctgcagagctgcccccgAGGTGGCGAGGCTGAGCTGCGGGCGCTGATGAAGCTCAACAAGAAGCTGGCCAAGGCTGTGGGGCACATCTTCCAGCTGGAGGACGGTGACcggcagaaggaggaggagatcCGCCGGCACAGCGCGATCTATGGCCGCGGCGAGGCCCGGCGCCGCGAGGGCAAGCAGCTCACCCTGCACGAG CTCATCATCAACGAGGCGGCCGCCCAGTTCTGCCTGCGGGACAACTCGCTGCTGCTGCGGCGTGTCGAGCTCTTCTCGCTGTCCCGACAGGTCGCACGGGAGAGCACCTACCTGTCCTCACTCAAGGTCGCCAG GGCCCATCCCGAGGACAGCGGTGCCGTCGTGGCCAAGCGGCTCAAGCAGGAG GCGGGAGAGCAGAGCCGCCCTGAGCTACTGGCACTGCCGGTGGGGCTGGAGCCTCCCGGGGCCGCGTACCGAGCCAGCCTGGAGGAGGACACGGGCAGCCTGTCTGGGGAGAGCCTCGACGGCCACTTGCAGG CGGCGGGGGCCTGTCCCCGACTGACCCCTCCGCCCGGTGCTGCCCCGGACGTGCCCCTCGGCCTCGCGCCCCACGGGCTCTGGAGCCGCCACATCCTCCAGCAGACGCTGATGGACGAGGGGCTGCGCCTGGCCCGGCTGGTCTCGCACGAGCGCGTGGGGCggctcagcccctgcctgccGGGGAAGCCCCCGGGACCAG AGTTCGAGGACGGGCTGGCAGAACGGGGTCCTCCggcccccccagagccccctcgGGGCACCATCAAGGTGGAGCAGGAGACCAGCCGGCAGTGA